The genomic interval AGTTGGTGAAAGCCGGCAAGGTGCGCGCTGTTGGTTTGTCGAACTTCAAGCCGGCGCGGATGCAGGCAGCGATCGCTGCGGGCGGACCGAGGATCGAGACGCTGCAGCCGGAATATTCGTTGATGAGCCGCGAGATTGAGGCGGATCTGATGCCGCTGTGTGAGCGCGAAACCGTGTCGTTGATCACGTACTTCGCGCTGGCGAGCGGCTATCTCAGCGGGAAATATCGTAGCGCCGAGGACAAGACGAAGAGCGTGCGGGGTGGGCGCATGGACAAGTATCTTGAGGGTAATGGGCCGACTGTGCTCGCGGCGATGGATGCGGTGAGTGCGCGCACGGGCGCGACGTTGGCGCAGATTGCGCTGGCGTGGATCATGGCGAAGCCGGCGATCGGTGCGCCTATTGCGAGCGCAACCAGTGTCGATCAGTTGAAAGAGCTGATGGGAGCTTTGGCGCTTGAGTTGAGTGCGGACGACATCGCGGAATTGGATCGCGCTAGCGCCTAGGGCGCTTCGGGTAGCGCGAAATTTAAGCGATCCGGCGCGGCGACGCAGGCAGCGTTGAGCGGCGCTTGCGGGTCGGCGAGGAAAGCGAGCGTCATTTCCCAGCCGCAGCGGCTGAATCCGGCGCCGTGTGACGCCCATGGAAAGATGACGTGGCGCGCGTTCGGCAAGGTTTGGGTCATGGCGGCTTGCCATGCGGGCGGCGTGGCAGCGTCGAACGCGCCGGAGAAGATGAGGACGGGCGCTTCGCTCGTGATGCGCTCGTTGTCGCGCGGTGTGGCAGCGCGGAGGCCGGCGGAGTCGCAGACGCCGGGCGGCACGGTGGATTGATCGACGCCGGAGAATTCGAGAAAATCTGTGCGTTGGCGGCGGATCGCGGCTTGATCTTCGAAGGCGTATTCTTCGTTGCACCAGATAGCGATGCGCTGAAGC from Terricaulis silvestris carries:
- a CDS encoding aldo/keto reductase, which translates into the protein MQQKRELGRSGIKITPLMLGGNVFGFTANEAASFAVLDAFVDMGGDAIDTADVYSSWVPGHAGGESETVLGKWFTLGGGRREKVVLATKVGMWDKRLGLTRQNILDACDDSLKRLGIETIDLYQLHRDDEETAPEEFMGALGELVKAGKVRAVGLSNFKPARMQAAIAAGGPRIETLQPEYSLMSREIEADLMPLCERETVSLITYFALASGYLSGKYRSAEDKTKSVRGGRMDKYLEGNGPTVLAAMDAVSARTGATLAQIALAWIMAKPAIGAPIASATSVDQLKELMGALALELSADDIAELDRASA